The DNA sequence TGGGCCCGCATGCGCAGGTGGAGGGTCTTGGTCCCGCGCAGCGCCAGCCAGCAGTCCCAGGGACCGGGCACGGCACCGGCCGCGTTCTGCAGGAACCGCAGACCCTCGGCCATCTCCTCGTCGTCGGTGATCAGGATCCCACCGACCATGTCACTGTGACCGTTCAGGTACTTGGTCATCGAGTGCACCACGACGTCGGCGCCGAGCGCCAGCGGCTGCTGGAGCGCCGGACTCATGAAGGTGTTGTCGACGCACAGCTTCGCGCCGCGCGCCCGGGCCAGTTCCGCCGCGGCGGCAATGTCTGTGATCTGCAACACCGGATTGGTCGGAGTCTCGACGAACAGCAGCCGCGTGCGGTCGGTCCAGGCGGCCTCGACCGCCGCCAGGTCGCTGGTGTCGACGAACCGGAACTGCATCCCCAGCCGCCGGTACAGCGAGTCGAAGACACGATAGGTCCCACCGTAGACGTTCCGCGTGCAGATGATCTCGTCGCCCTGGTCGAAGGTCTCGACCAGCGTGCTGATGGCGGCCAGCCCGCTGGCGAAGGCCACACCGAAACGACCGCCCTCGAGCGCTGCCACGTTGCCCTCGAGTGCCTCGCGCGTGGGGTTCTGCGTGCGGGCGTACTCGTAACCGGTGTGGTCGCCGATCGCCCGCTGCTGGTAGGTGGAGGTCTGGAACACGGGCACGATGACGGCGCCGGTGTTCGGCTCCGGCTGCTGGCCGGCATGCACGCAGTCGGTGGCGAAACCCATGGCACGGACTCCTTCGGAAGGATCTTCGGACGGATCTTCGGACGGGTGGACGACGCGACCCGGACGGCGCCTCAGTGCGACGCCCGGCGAGCCCTCGTGCCGTTGCGGCCGTGGGCGAGGAGCTCGCCGACGGTCCGCACCCCCTCCGGCACGAGGTGGTGCTCGACCGCATGAAGGAAGATGCGCGCGGCGGCTTCCGCATCGTCGACGGCGCGATGGTGGTGTTCCAGCTGGATGTCGAGGCGCTCGGCCAGGGCGTCGAGACGGTAGCTGCCGAACCCGCGCAGTACGCTCCTCGACAGACGCACCGTGCACAACGAAGGCCACGGTTCGGGTTCGATCCCGCAACTCTGCATCTTCATGCGCAGGAAGCGCTCGTCGAAGTCCACGTTGTGGGCCACGAACACCGAACCGGCCAGCAGGCCCTCGAGCGCCGGTGCGATCTGGTGGAAGCGCGGTGCGTTCTGGACCTTGGACTCGTCGATCCCCGTCAGTCTCTGGATCCATGCCGGGATCCGGACCTCCGGCTGCACCAGCGTGGAGTAGCGTTCGGTGATCACCAGGCCCTCGACGACCACGACGCCGACCTCGATCACCTGGTCCCGGTCGGGGTTGCTGCCGGTGGCCTCGAGATCGACCACGCTGAAGCGCGCCCGCGACAGCGGCAGGTCGTGGTAACGGGCTCCGAGCAGGTCCCAGGTCCCCCGGTCCATCTCGGCGAAGCGTTCGTCGCGCCGCAGCAAGGTCCGGATCAGCAACGGTGAGACCTGATCGTCCGGCGCTTCGCTCTGGAACAGGGCCCGGGCCAGCTCGCGCGAGGGAACCGGACGGTCCACACTACGGACGTAGTCGTGCGCCCGGGCCCGGAGACTCTCCAGGTTCTCGGTCCGGAGTTGAGGAAACTCCAAGGCTTCACTCCACGGGCGAGGTCGGCGGAAGGACGGGGACGACGGCCAGGCAGCGCGTCCTACGAGTCTAACACAGCCGGAGGGTTCAGGGGCCGCCCGGAAGCAGCCGGCGTGCGGAATCGTGGCCGAACTCGAGGCACTCGAGACGCCGCTCGGTGACCAGTGGCGGCGCAGCACGGCGGGATCGCGCCGACCCTTCGCCCTCGGTCGTCGTGGTGACCGTCGAGAGCGTCGTCGCCGTCAGCAGTCCCGCCAACGGAACCTGCGGACTGATCGTGGCCTCGGCCCGCAGCCGGGTGCGCACGACGAGGGTCGAACGACCGATCGTGCGCTCCTCGCGTCGTTCCTCGACCAGTCGCACACGCTCGCGGGAGATCGTCCGGGAGGCGATGGTCGAGTCCGTCAGCGCCGT is a window from the Candidatus Krumholzibacteriia bacterium genome containing:
- a CDS encoding exonuclease domain-containing protein, with the protein product MEFPQLRTENLESLRARAHDYVRSVDRPVPSRELARALFQSEAPDDQVSPLLIRTLLRRDERFAEMDRGTWDLLGARYHDLPLSRARFSVVDLEATGSNPDRDQVIEVGVVVVEGLVITERYSTLVQPEVRIPAWIQRLTGIDESKVQNAPRFHQIAPALEGLLAGSVFVAHNVDFDERFLRMKMQSCGIEPEPWPSLCTVRLSRSVLRGFGSYRLDALAERLDIQLEHHHRAVDDAEAAARIFLHAVEHHLVPEGVRTVGELLAHGRNGTRARRASH
- a CDS encoding PLP-dependent aspartate aminotransferase family protein; protein product: MGFATDCVHAGQQPEPNTGAVIVPVFQTSTYQQRAIGDHTGYEYARTQNPTREALEGNVAALEGGRFGVAFASGLAAISTLVETFDQGDEIICTRNVYGGTYRVFDSLYRRLGMQFRFVDTSDLAAVEAAWTDRTRLLFVETPTNPVLQITDIAAAAELARARGAKLCVDNTFMSPALQQPLALGADVVVHSMTKYLNGHSDMVGGILITDDEEMAEGLRFLQNAAGAVPGPWDCWLALRGTKTLHLRMRAHEENAHALLAAIREHRAIKRIYYPGLPDHPGHEIAKKQQKGYGGMISVDVGSLDNAQALVGQLRLFTLAESLGGVESLVCHPAVMTHAAVPREEREAIGVTDGLVRFSVGVEDAEDLVADVHRGLDAVVA